Proteins co-encoded in one Brassica rapa cultivar Chiifu-401-42 chromosome A02, CAAS_Brap_v3.01, whole genome shotgun sequence genomic window:
- the LOC103854990 gene encoding probable carboxylesterase 120, translating into MPESTQDNINNPDVSSVPTRFPYVPATPEPSPQNPVVSKDITVNRSKSTWMRLYVPTAALNGGVSSEKLPLVVYYHGGGFATGSVDFYPHHDFCNLMARELNAVFASPSYRLAPVNRLPAAYDDGVDAPAVFADLSPLRIRGMILHQPFFGGEERCESETNVNFPHILSDACWHFCLPVGANRDHEYSNPTVGDGPKQMEKIGRLGRNWKVVVIGRERHRLIDRHRDVAKLMKDQGVDVTEHFTDGDVHGAELVNQGETTLACIRSIIYSSSP; encoded by the coding sequence ATGCCTGAATCAACTCAAGACAACATAAACAATCCAGACGTCTCCAGCGTCCCCACCAGATTCCCCTACGTCCCAGCCACACCTGAACCTTCCCCGCAAAACCCCGTCGTATCCAAAGACATTACCGTGAACCGCTCAAAGTCAACATGGATGCGTCTCTACGTTCCCACCGCCGCACTAAACGGCGGCGTTTCGTCTGAAAAACTCCCTCTCGTTGTCTATTACCACGGCGGAGGATTCGCCACCGGCAGCGTCGACTTCTATCCCCACCACGACTTCTGCAACCTTATGGCGCGCGAGCTCAACGCAGTCTTCGCTTCTCCTTCGTACCGGCTAGCTCCCGTGAACAGACTCCCGGCGGCGTACGACGACGGAGTGGATGCACCAGCCGTCTTCGCCGATCTAAGTCCATTACGTATCCGTGGTATGATCTTACACCAGCCGTTCTTCGGCGGCGAAGAGCGTTGCGAGTCTGAAACCAATGTGAACTTTCCGCATATACTCAGCGACGCCTGCTGGCACTTTTGTCTCCCTGTCGGAGCGAACCGGGATCACGAGTATTCGAATCCGACGGTGGGAGATGGACCGAAGCAAATGGAGAAAATCGGACGGTTGGGACGGAACTGGAAGGTGGTGGTGATTGGACGAGAAAGACATCGTCTGATAGATAGGCACAGAGATGTGGCGAAGTTGATGAAGGACCAGGGAGTGGATGTGACTGAGCATTTTACCGACGGCGATGTTCACGGTGCTGAGCTCGTTAACCAGGGTGAAACTACGCTTGCTTGCATCAGAAGTATCATTTACTCTTCCTCACCGTAA